One Scyliorhinus canicula chromosome 12, sScyCan1.1, whole genome shotgun sequence genomic region harbors:
- the sqor gene encoding sulfide:quinone oxidoreductase, mitochondrial, which yields MSTLQCVLNMKLSRESDRSMGKRSKANIIYNTSLPVIFGVKKYADALLNIVKARDINVNYRLNLIEVRTDKQEAVFEMLDHPGETRTFQYEMLHVTPPMAAPDVIQKSVLADADGWLDVNKDNLQHKKYSNIFGIGDCTNLPTSKTAAAVAAQSAILSKTISLVMMNQKPTHKYNGYTSCPLVTAYNKCVLAEFDYDAQPLETFPFDQGKERRSMFHMKADLMPYLYWYALLKGFWGGPEPLRKLMHLGQQ from the exons ATGTCCACTTTGCAATGTGTTCTCAACATGAAACTCTCTCGTGAGAGTGACAGGAGT ATGGGGAAACGGTCAAAAGCGAATATTATCTACAACACATCCCTGCCAGTGATCTTCGGAGTGAAGAAATATGCAGATGctctgctgaacattgtgaaggCGAGGGATATAAATGTGAATTACAGACTCAATCTTATCGAGGTCCGTACAGACAAACAAGAAGCTGTGTTTGAAATGTTAGATCATCCAGGAGAAACCAGGACTTTTCAG TACGAGATGCTGCATGTCACTCCTCCAATGGCAGCTCCTGATGTGATTCAGAAAAGTGTATTGGCTGACGCAGACGGCTGGCTTGATGTCAACAAAGATAATCTACAACACAAGAAATACTCCAATATATTTGGTATTGGCGACTGCACCAACCTTCCAACGTCAAAAACTGCAGCTGCTGTTG CTGCACAATCTGCGATCCTCAGTAAGACCATTTCATTGGTGATGATGAATCAAAAGCCAACCCATAAG TACAATGGCTACACTTCCTGTCCGCTGGTTACTGCCTACAACAAATGTGTGTTAGCGGAGTTTGACTATGATGCACAACCACTGGAAACATTCCCTTTTGACCAGGGCAAGGAACGGAGGAGCATGTTTCACATGAAAGCAGATCTCATGCCCTATCTTTATTGGTATGCTCTCCTCAA ggGTTTTTGGGGAGGTCCTGAACCGCTGAGAAAGTTGATGCACCTCGGCCAGCAGTAA